The sequence GGATTTGATGCCAGCAAAAGCGTCATTAACAAAAATTTTCTGCCTGCCCCACGTTACATTGGTGATCCTTATAATAAACAACAACCACTAACAACTTATGATCAACTAAAAAAATAGTCCTTTCATTCATTCCCCTGGTTAATTATCAGGGGATAACACCGCTAATCATAAGATTTAAAGATAAAAATCATATTCATAACCAAATTTAAACTGACTAATTTTTAGACAAGATTATAGTGGCGTACTTTTGTTTAAGATATCAATTAATTAATAACTAAAAAGCTAAATTATTAGTTAATAATGGCAAAAATAGTCGTATCCCCGCTATTACTAGAGCATTTTATTAATTAAATAAACTAATAATATCAGCTCGTTAATTCACAAAATTTAAAATTATTCATTAAATTATATGGTTTGTTCACTTTAATGCTGTTATGGTTATCATTCTACATTGTAGGATTGCATAGCATATCAAAATGCTAATGTGTTTAATGCTTAATGGTATGAATTATTTTGAACATGTAATTTAACACTTAATTAAATAACAAATAATCAATATAAACATTCACTTAACTTGATACTAATCATGTATCTAAACCAGAATATTGTATCAATTTCGATAAAAACAAATCGATATTATTTCTCATTTTAAATGCATTTATTTAACAAAATTAAAGGATGACTTAAATAATAACACTGAAATACTAATTCAGGCTTTGTTAAATAATATGAGATCTAATACCAGCCTGACAAAAACGGAATCATTATGAAATCGAAAAGTTTAACTACTTGGATTATTATAGGCCTGATCACCGGGATAATCGTTGGATTTGCATTAAATTCACTTACCAGTACAGAAGTAACAACGAGCTACGCTAAAAATATTTCAATCATTACCGATATTTTTTTGCGTTTGATAAAAATGATCATTGCACCATTGATTATTTCAACACTGATCGTCGGGATCGCCAAAATGGGTGATGCCAAAACATTGGGGCGGGTTTTCTCAAAAACGTTGTTACTGTTCATGGTCGCCTCTTTCATTTCAATTACCGTTGGTCTGGTTATTGTTAATATTCTTACACCAGGAGCAGGTATTAATTTCGTGGCAAATAGCAGTTCAGCGGTGACAAATATCGCACCTACGACCTTTTCTTTGCACAATTTTATTGCTCACGCCATACCTACCAGCATTATTGATGCGATGTCGCGTAATGAGATTTTACAGATTGTAATTTTCTCAATTTTTATGGGATGTAGCTTATCTGCTATAGGTAAAAAAGGTGAACCGATTATTAAAATTCTGGATTCACTGGTTTACGTAATGTTAAAGCTGACAAGCTACGTTATGCTTTTTGCCCCTATTACCGTTTTTGCCGCTATCTCCGCCATGATTGCTGAACGCGGATTAGGTGTACTGATCAGTACTAGCATTTTTATGGGAGAATTTTACTTTACTCTAGCATTACTGTGGGTGATCTTAATTGGAGTATCGGTGTTAATCGTTGGCCCATGCATTTTACGCTTAGTTAAACACATTATGGAACCCGCCTTACTCGCTTTTACTACTTCAAGCTCTGAAGCCGCTTTCCCTGGTACTTTAGAAAAACTGGAAGAGTTTGGTATTTCTAATAAGATTGCTAGCTTTGTTTTACCCATTGGTTATTCATTTAACCTTGTAGGTTCAATGGCTTATTGCTCATTTG is a genomic window of Arsenophonus apicola containing:
- a CDS encoding dicarboxylate/amino acid:cation symporter, whose protein sequence is MKSKSLTTWIIIGLITGIIVGFALNSLTSTEVTTSYAKNISIITDIFLRLIKMIIAPLIISTLIVGIAKMGDAKTLGRVFSKTLLLFMVASFISITVGLVIVNILTPGAGINFVANSSSAVTNIAPTTFSLHNFIAHAIPTSIIDAMSRNEILQIVIFSIFMGCSLSAIGKKGEPIIKILDSLVYVMLKLTSYVMLFAPITVFAAISAMIAERGLGVLISTSIFMGEFYFTLALLWVILIGVSVLIVGPCILRLVKHIMEPALLAFTTSSSEAAFPGTLEKLEEFGISNKIASFVLPIGYSFNLVGSMAYCSFAVIFIGQACNIHLSMGEQITMLLILMLTSKGMAGIPRASLVVIAATLTQFNIPEAGLILLMGIDPFLDMGRSATNVMSNAMGAALVGRWEGEHYGDGCRGTPKEKSDDFFTDKISLKS